In a genomic window of Wyeomyia smithii strain HCP4-BCI-WySm-NY-G18 chromosome 1, ASM2978416v1, whole genome shotgun sequence:
- the LOC129734073 gene encoding O-acyltransferase like protein-like — translation MDRFSLYGIAFLILGCNSLQLQSIHTDFLSFLGNQSAVWNHTNPATSVQDRLCLSQLELFQNAYTNEEPWALNFFDSWGKVPAGVLFGNVYEFGNFDQCRRVAHRYYFGTVAGQHCTLVVDVSGLNFTFGPIWFGVCMPAACRPQMVSELVRDFLRDDGITLLNNLDQTCYGQEDEPFPALTIAAIIFFSCYGAVLVLATAVEARFRLSSQVAPHYVKRFSIYNNLLNIYTTVPRVQTKTDTIDCINGIRSLSMLWIIVNHVHDTSLGIPAVNGVMQTEYANSYFGVLFHRLGGKAVDIFLMLSGVLVTIKVLRELDRTRKLNVWKLWAHRIVRITPAYTATIFFAMAFTAYFGEGIFHKTITDDNMDSCSKSWWSALLYVQNYVHQKHMCLAHTWYLSVDMQLYILSPLILVPLWKYGKRMVPFIVLLALLSIACVFTTFMVNGYRLNRSAPVGDGLLARKTYHATHARVSVWLFGVLFGYILHNTQSRLILLSRMVQLIGWTIAAGILVATGYSLKQVYTGDYTVIPPVADAFYESLHRSFWAFTVVWIIFVCVNQQGGIVNEFLGWTGWQPVAKLSYTMYLLHIWLQAVTFTMQLKTTIYFSVINLFYTIFGLTAISMAAATVWSVAFEYPFFGAERMFFRKSEKAS, via the exons ATGGATCGTTTTTCTCTCTATGGGATAGCGTTTTTGATTTTGGGCTGCAATAGTCTGCAGTTACAAAGTATCCACACggattttttgtcatttcttgGCAATCAGTCTGCCGTTTGGAATCACACCAATCCAGCTACAAGTGTTCAGGATCGGTTGTGCCTCAGTCAGTTAGAACTGTTTCAAAATGCTTATACCAATGAAGAACCGTGGGCTCTCAATT TTTTCGATTCGTGGGGAAAAGTCCCTGCTGGAGTGCTTTTTGGAAATGTTTACGAGTTTGGAAATTTCGACCAATGTCGACGGGTTGCCCATAGATATTACTTTGGAACCGTTGCGGGACAGCATTGCACTCTGGTGGTGGATGTTAGTGGACTGAACTTCACATTCGGTCCTATTTGGTTTGGTGTGTGCATGCCGGCAGCTTGTCGGCCTCAAATGGTTAGTGAGCTTGTGAGAGATTTTTTACGGGACGATggaatcacgttgctgaacaaTCTGGATCAGACTTGCTATGGACAGGAGGATGAACCGTTCCCCGCTTTGACGATTGCGGCAAT catatttttctcTTGCTATGGAGCCGTTCTGGTTCTAGCAACAGCAGTGGAAGCTCGCTTCCGACTGTCTTCTCAGGTTGCTCCGCACTACGTGAAACGCTTCTCCATCTACAACAACCTGCTAAACATCTACACCACAGTTCCCCGCGTCCAAACCAAAACAGACACGATAGACTGCATAAACGGTATCCGATCGCTATCGATGCTTTGGATAATTGTGAACCACGTCCACGACACATCACTCGGTATTCCAGCGGTAAACGGCGTCATGCAGACGGAATACGCCAACAGTTATTTCGGAGTACTCTTTCATCGGCTCGGCGGGAAGGCGGTGGACATATTTCTGATGTTGAGTGGAGTACTGGTGACGATAAAAGTACTACGAGAGCTAGATCGCACCCGGAAACTAAACGTTTGGAAGCTGTGGGCTCATCGCATCGTTCGCATAACCCCCGCCTATACCGCTACGATATTTTTTGCAATGGCATTTACGGCTTATTTTGGAGAGGgaatttttcacaaaactattacCGACGATAATATGGATAGCTGCTCCAAGAGTTGGTGGTCTGCTCTTCTTTACGTCCAGAACTACGTGCACCAGAAGCACATGTGCCTTGCGCATACTTGGTATCTCTCCGTGGATATGCAGTTGTACATTCTCTCGCCGCTGATCCTTGTTCCACTGTGGAAATACGGAAAGCGAATGGTTCCATTCATCGTGTTGCTAGCGTTGCTATCAATAGCCTGTGTTTTTACCACGTTCATGGTTAATGGTTACCGCTTAAACCGATCAGCTCCCGTTGGCGATGGACTGCTGGCACGCAAAACTTATCATGCAACGCATGCTCGCGTCTCGGTTTGGCTGTTCGGAGTACTTTTTGGTTATATTCTACACAACACACAATCCAGGTTGATTCTTCTATCGAGAATGGTTCAATTGATAGGCTGGACCATTGCAGCCGGAATACTGGTGGCTACCGGTTATTCACTGAAGCAGGTTTATACCGGTGACTACACGGTTATTCCACCAGTGGCGGATGCCTTCTACGAATCGCTACACCGCTCTTTCTGGGCTTTCACCGTCGTGTGGATTATTTTTGTTTGCGTGAACCAACAGGGCGGTATCGTAAACGAATTTCTCGGCTGGACTGGGTGGCAACCGGTGGCGAAGCTGTCCTACACCATGTACTTGCTGCACATTTGGTTGCAGGCTGTTACATTTACTATGCAGCTGAAGACGACGATTTACTTTAGCGTTATCAATCTGTTTTACACTATTTTCGGATTGACGGCGATCAGTATGGCAGCTGCTACCGTTTGGAGTGTGGCTTTTGAGTATCCGTTCTTTGGTGCGGAACGGATGTTTTTTAGAAAGAGTGAAAAAGCTTCGTAG